The Saxibacter everestensis genome has a window encoding:
- the dnaB gene encoding replicative DNA helicase, translating to MAVEAVADYSSSTNTRTPPQDVAAEQSVLGGMMLSKDAVADVVEVLRGDDFYRPSHESIYEAITDLYAKGEPADAVTVSHELTKRGEIGRVGGAAYLHTLISSVPTAANAGYYAEIVRERAVLRRLVEAGTRIVQLGYDAEGDVDDVVNNAQAEVYAVTERRTTEDYVVLGEIIEHTVEEIEKAGDHGDGMIGVPTGFADMDALTNGLQGGQMIVVAARPAVGKSTFALDIVRSAAIKHNMASVVFSLEMGRTELSMRLLSAEARIPLQKLRKGDLNNDDWTRLARTMGQVNESPLFIDDSPNMSLVEIRAKCRRLKQRNNLQLVVIDYLQLMSSGKKVESRQQEVSEFSRALKLLAKEIQVPVIALSQLNRGPEQRTDKKPMISDLRESGSIEQDADMVILLHREDLYDKESGRAGEADLIVAKHRNGPTDTITVAFQGHYSRFVDMAHD from the coding sequence TTGGCAGTAGAAGCAGTCGCTGATTATTCGTCATCTACCAATACCCGAACCCCGCCCCAGGACGTCGCCGCGGAGCAAAGCGTTCTCGGCGGAATGATGCTTTCAAAAGACGCAGTTGCCGACGTCGTCGAGGTGCTCAGGGGCGACGACTTCTACCGGCCCTCACACGAGTCGATCTATGAGGCAATCACCGACCTCTACGCAAAGGGGGAACCCGCCGACGCCGTCACCGTATCGCATGAGCTGACCAAGCGCGGCGAGATCGGCCGGGTCGGCGGCGCAGCCTATCTGCACACCCTGATTTCGTCCGTGCCGACGGCTGCCAATGCTGGGTACTACGCGGAAATCGTCCGGGAACGCGCCGTGCTTCGCCGACTGGTCGAGGCCGGCACCCGCATCGTACAGCTGGGGTATGACGCCGAGGGCGACGTCGACGATGTGGTGAACAACGCCCAGGCCGAGGTGTACGCGGTCACAGAGCGGCGCACAACCGAGGACTATGTGGTTCTCGGCGAGATCATCGAACACACCGTTGAGGAAATCGAGAAGGCCGGGGATCACGGCGACGGCATGATCGGCGTGCCCACCGGCTTTGCCGACATGGATGCGCTGACCAACGGGCTGCAGGGCGGTCAGATGATCGTCGTCGCTGCTAGGCCGGCTGTGGGCAAATCGACCTTCGCTCTGGACATTGTGCGTTCGGCGGCGATCAAACACAATATGGCGTCCGTCGTTTTCTCGCTGGAAATGGGACGCACCGAGCTCAGCATGCGTCTGCTTTCGGCGGAGGCACGGATTCCGTTGCAGAAGCTGCGCAAAGGTGACCTGAACAATGACGACTGGACCCGGCTTGCCCGCACGATGGGGCAGGTTAATGAGTCGCCGCTGTTCATCGATGACAGCCCGAACATGTCGCTGGTCGAGATTCGGGCGAAATGCCGACGCCTGAAGCAGCGCAATAACCTGCAACTCGTCGTGATCGATTATCTGCAGCTGATGTCCTCGGGCAAGAAGGTGGAGTCACGTCAGCAGGAGGTTTCGGAGTTCTCGCGTGCGCTGAAGTTGCTCGCCAAGGAAATCCAGGTGCCTGTCATCGCGCTGTCCCAGCTGAATCGTGGTCCGGAACAGCGTACGGATAAGAAACCGATGATCTCCGACCTTCGCGAATCCGGTTCGATCGAGCAAGATGCTGACATGGTCATCTTGCTGCATCGTGAGGATCTCTACGACAAGGAGAGCGGTCGCGCTGGTGAGGCCGACTTGATCGTGGCCAAGCACCGTAACGGCCCAACCGACACGATTACCGTTGCTTTCCAGGGCCACTACTCGCGGTTCGTCGATATGGCGCACGACTAG
- a CDS encoding PQQ-binding-like beta-propeller repeat protein yields MQNPRTMAASTCALIGLIALSACQTGGEGAATSNGSEPPTPHGYVEGAEEADEPQLRLAVSDADTGRVSMLDLLTEEVIQEVPATPETQLLAADSRYVYLGDAKAGAVTVVDTGAWTVDHGDHKHYYRADPQVVGEVSGTDPAHVVSEGTAVAFFFDGDGAAKIYDRTAFDNGELKETGTASPGPHHGVAVPYEDHVVSTVPGDRPDDLPSALAVYDEAGKSSAMDVSCEQIHGAAASREGLVFACADGVISVNEDFDAELLSYPGEAGDERAWSMKAGRDLIAVPFDGGGVGILSPESGEWQFADTTAPVISVGVAPDDSTTVALDEDGTVYAIDPKTGEVLAEEKVIEPVGPEADSHSGGPSVAVDRERTYVSDPVGGRVVELDTADGLREARNFDLGGQPAGLAVTGR; encoded by the coding sequence ATGCAGAACCCCAGAACTATGGCTGCTTCGACCTGTGCCCTGATCGGTCTTATTGCACTGTCGGCGTGCCAGACGGGCGGCGAGGGAGCTGCCACGTCTAATGGAAGCGAACCGCCCACGCCGCATGGTTATGTCGAGGGCGCTGAGGAGGCTGACGAGCCGCAGCTGCGGCTGGCCGTCAGCGACGCTGATACCGGGCGAGTTTCCATGCTCGACCTCCTCACTGAAGAAGTCATCCAGGAGGTGCCCGCCACGCCGGAGACTCAACTTTTAGCGGCTGATAGTCGTTATGTCTATCTCGGGGACGCTAAAGCGGGTGCTGTCACTGTTGTCGACACCGGCGCGTGGACTGTCGACCACGGCGATCACAAACATTACTATCGTGCCGACCCCCAGGTGGTCGGGGAGGTCAGCGGTACTGACCCCGCACACGTGGTCTCCGAAGGTACTGCCGTAGCGTTCTTCTTCGACGGTGACGGGGCGGCCAAGATCTATGATCGGACCGCCTTCGACAACGGGGAACTCAAGGAGACCGGAACTGCGAGTCCCGGTCCACACCACGGCGTGGCTGTGCCGTACGAGGATCACGTCGTCTCCACTGTCCCCGGAGACCGGCCGGACGACCTGCCCTCCGCTCTCGCTGTCTACGACGAAGCGGGAAAGAGTTCGGCAATGGACGTGTCGTGTGAGCAGATCCACGGCGCCGCTGCCAGCCGCGAAGGACTGGTGTTCGCCTGTGCTGACGGTGTGATCAGCGTCAATGAGGACTTCGACGCCGAGTTGCTGTCGTATCCGGGTGAGGCAGGCGATGAGCGCGCGTGGTCCATGAAGGCCGGCCGGGACCTCATCGCTGTCCCATTCGACGGCGGAGGTGTTGGAATTCTCTCTCCTGAGTCAGGGGAGTGGCAGTTCGCAGACACCACGGCCCCGGTGATCTCAGTGGGGGTGGCCCCGGATGATTCGACGACTGTGGCTCTGGATGAGGACGGCACCGTCTATGCGATCGACCCGAAGACCGGCGAGGTGCTGGCTGAAGAGAAGGTGATCGAGCCCGTGGGGCCCGAAGCCGACTCGCACAGTGGTGGGCCATCGGTTGCCGTGGATCGCGAGCGTACCTACGTCAGCGACCCAGTTGGCGGACGGGTGGTCGAGCTCGATACTGCCGACGGGCTGCGCGAGGCGCGCAACTTCGACCTAGGCGGACAGCCTGCTGGCTTGGCAGTGACGGGTCGATGA
- a CDS encoding ArsR/SmtB family transcription factor: MNVQDLAQTFGALADPTRVAIVATLAHGDATVKELTEPFDLTQQAVSRHLKVLEEAGLVSRRVAAQARPATLEVDRLIEVLAWIDEQRRGWLDRHSRLEEHLRRLTKDER, translated from the coding sequence GTGAATGTTCAGGATCTCGCACAGACCTTCGGCGCATTGGCCGATCCCACTCGTGTGGCAATCGTCGCCACGCTGGCGCACGGGGATGCCACCGTCAAGGAACTTACCGAGCCGTTCGACCTCACTCAGCAGGCCGTCTCGCGCCATCTCAAAGTGCTAGAAGAGGCTGGACTTGTCTCGCGGCGAGTGGCCGCTCAGGCACGTCCTGCCACCCTTGAGGTCGACCGCTTGATCGAGGTGCTGGCTTGGATCGATGAACAGCGCCGCGGCTGGCTCGACAGGCATAGCCGTCTCGAGGAACATCTGCGCCGGCTTACCAAGGATGAGCGATGA
- a CDS encoding SDR family oxidoreductase has protein sequence MTDASKTILVTGPTGYIGGRLVPRLLDRGHRVRVLARSPQKLRDVPWADQVEIVEGDLSDQESIASACRDIEVLYYLVHSMSGGKKDFMSEEAASARRVANAARQQGVRRIVYLGGLHPEGELSNHLRSRREVGEILLESGIPTIALQAGVVIGSGSASFEMIRHLSDRLPVMTAPRWVRNRIQPIAVRDVLYYLTAAAEVPGDINRTFDIGGPDVLQYGEMMNSYAAVAGLPRRRILVVPVLTPHLAALWVNLISPIPRSLAIPLVESLQYDAVTKESDIRSIIPEPTAGLTSYRDAVRLALVKLREGQVETNWSGASITGAPSDPLPSDPDWSGHNVMTDVRSKRTTSSREALWRVIEGIGGENGWYSLPLAWTVRGWLDKLGGGVGLRRGRRSPERLNAGEALDFWRVEEIERQQFLRLRAEMKLPGRAWLEMKIDEDDDGLVYRQRAVFFPRGLAGQIYWYAILPFHGVIFKGMATKITATAEASR, from the coding sequence ATGACCGATGCCTCGAAGACGATTCTGGTAACCGGGCCGACGGGTTACATTGGCGGCCGCCTGGTGCCTCGGCTTTTGGACCGGGGACACCGCGTCCGGGTTCTCGCCCGCTCACCGCAGAAATTGCGGGATGTGCCCTGGGCCGACCAGGTGGAAATTGTTGAAGGCGACCTTTCCGATCAGGAGTCGATCGCGTCGGCCTGTCGGGACATTGAGGTTCTCTACTACCTCGTGCACTCGATGAGCGGCGGGAAGAAAGACTTCATGTCTGAGGAGGCTGCCTCCGCCCGGCGGGTGGCAAACGCCGCGAGACAGCAGGGGGTCCGGCGGATCGTCTATCTCGGCGGACTGCACCCGGAAGGTGAGCTGTCCAACCATCTGCGCTCCCGCCGCGAAGTAGGCGAAATTCTGCTCGAATCCGGCATTCCCACAATTGCCTTGCAGGCCGGAGTGGTAATCGGATCGGGTTCGGCGTCGTTTGAGATGATCCGGCACCTGTCTGACCGGCTTCCCGTGATGACGGCTCCTCGCTGGGTGCGGAACAGGATCCAGCCGATTGCCGTTCGCGACGTGTTGTATTACCTGACGGCTGCCGCTGAGGTGCCGGGCGACATCAACCGGACGTTCGACATCGGTGGTCCCGATGTCCTGCAGTACGGGGAGATGATGAACAGCTACGCCGCGGTTGCGGGTTTGCCCCGGCGGCGAATTCTGGTGGTGCCAGTTCTGACGCCGCATCTGGCTGCGCTTTGGGTAAATCTGATCTCGCCGATTCCCAGGTCGCTGGCGATTCCGCTGGTCGAATCGCTGCAGTACGACGCGGTAACGAAAGAATCAGATATCCGGTCGATTATTCCGGAGCCCACCGCCGGATTGACCTCGTACCGCGACGCTGTTCGGCTTGCCCTGGTGAAGCTTCGCGAGGGCCAGGTTGAAACCAATTGGTCCGGCGCGTCCATCACCGGTGCTCCGTCCGATCCCTTGCCCAGCGATCCGGACTGGTCTGGACATAACGTGATGACCGACGTGCGGAGCAAGCGCACGACCAGTTCGCGGGAAGCGCTATGGCGCGTCATCGAGGGGATCGGCGGCGAGAACGGCTGGTATTCGCTGCCGCTGGCCTGGACGGTTCGGGGCTGGCTGGACAAGCTCGGCGGAGGAGTGGGTCTTCGACGTGGCCGCCGCAGTCCCGAACGGCTCAACGCCGGTGAAGCGCTTGATTTTTGGCGGGTCGAAGAGATCGAACGGCAGCAGTTCCTGCGCCTCCGGGCCGAGATGAAGTTACCTGGCCGCGCATGGCTTGAGATGAAGATCGATGAAGATGACGATGGACTGGTTTACCGGCAGCGCGCCGTGTTCTTTCCGCGCGGATTGGCCGGCCAGATCTACTGGTACGCGATTCTGCCGTTCCACGGCGTGATCTTCAAGGGCATGGCCACGAAGATCACCGCGACGGCAGAGGCCAGCAGATAG
- the aztC gene encoding zinc ABC transporter substrate-binding protein AztC: protein MVLGSIGACSEASQRPSIVVTTNILGDVVNKIVGGNAEVMVLMKPNADPHSFGISAKEAGAMESADLIVANGLGLEEGLEANLDNAASEGVQILEVGEHLDPLEYTSGETAGAPDPHFWTDPARMVKAVDVITAAVAEEAGTSVAEDIAPSAEKYQAQLEQLDTDINRTAEDIPEERRKLVTNHHVFGYFADRFGYDVVGAVLPSGTTLASPSAADLEDLARTIESAGVPAIFADSSQPRRLAEVLSEEVDIDVEVIPLFSESLTEPDEEAGTYIDMQRGNADRIANGLNQGR, encoded by the coding sequence GTGGTCCTCGGATCAATCGGTGCGTGTTCGGAGGCCAGCCAGCGGCCGAGCATCGTGGTCACGACGAACATCCTCGGCGACGTAGTGAATAAGATCGTCGGCGGCAATGCCGAGGTCATGGTCCTGATGAAGCCGAATGCTGATCCGCACTCCTTCGGTATCTCCGCCAAAGAAGCAGGCGCGATGGAGAGCGCCGACCTTATTGTCGCTAACGGTCTTGGGCTCGAGGAAGGGTTGGAAGCGAATCTGGACAACGCCGCAAGCGAAGGTGTGCAGATACTCGAAGTTGGCGAGCACCTCGACCCTCTCGAGTACACGTCGGGAGAGACCGCTGGCGCGCCTGACCCCCACTTCTGGACCGACCCCGCGCGAATGGTCAAAGCGGTCGATGTGATCACCGCTGCCGTGGCCGAGGAAGCCGGGACCAGTGTGGCTGAGGACATTGCGCCGTCTGCCGAGAAGTATCAGGCGCAACTCGAGCAACTCGACACCGACATCAACCGAACAGCAGAGGACATTCCCGAAGAGCGACGGAAGCTGGTGACGAACCACCATGTCTTCGGCTACTTCGCCGATCGGTTCGGCTACGACGTCGTCGGCGCAGTGCTGCCCAGCGGCACGACTCTGGCGTCGCCGTCGGCGGCCGATCTTGAGGACCTCGCCAGGACCATTGAGAGCGCGGGGGTGCCCGCGATATTTGCGGATTCATCCCAGCCGCGGCGGCTAGCCGAGGTCCTGTCAGAAGAAGTCGACATCGATGTTGAGGTGATCCCGTTGTTCTCGGAATCGCTGACCGAGCCCGATGAGGAAGCTGGCACCTACATCGACATGCAGCGGGGTAACGCTGACCGCATAGCAAACGGGTTAAACCAGGGCCGGTAG
- a CDS encoding esterase/lipase family protein codes for MPETGRSGMKYLEYGAAWILDYVYIAFWQVHGFLFPASSEELTRGTDHTAAPVVLIPGVYETWQFMRPVADRLHELGHPIFVVESLGYNRGTIPAMAELTAGFLLERDLRNVVIVAHSKGGLIGKRVMSSSAQADRVSSMIAINTPFSGSVYARFAPGQSIRAFSPHNAILLKLAENLEVNERITSIYSSFDPHIPGGSFLQSATNVELDTMGHLKIIGDARLLDAIEQAL; via the coding sequence ATGCCGGAAACTGGCCGCAGCGGTATGAAGTACCTGGAATACGGAGCCGCCTGGATTCTGGATTACGTCTACATCGCGTTCTGGCAGGTTCACGGGTTTCTTTTTCCGGCCAGCAGCGAAGAATTGACCCGAGGGACTGATCACACTGCCGCTCCGGTGGTGCTGATTCCGGGGGTGTATGAGACCTGGCAGTTCATGCGGCCGGTGGCCGACCGGCTGCATGAACTGGGGCACCCGATCTTTGTCGTTGAGAGTCTGGGATACAACCGCGGAACCATACCCGCTATGGCCGAGCTGACTGCCGGCTTCCTCCTCGAACGCGACTTGCGAAATGTCGTTATCGTCGCCCACAGCAAGGGCGGCCTGATCGGCAAACGTGTGATGAGTTCCTCGGCACAAGCAGACCGGGTCAGTTCGATGATTGCGATTAATACCCCGTTTTCGGGCTCGGTGTACGCGCGATTTGCACCGGGACAGAGCATTCGGGCTTTCTCTCCGCATAATGCAATTCTGTTGAAGCTCGCGGAAAACCTTGAAGTCAATGAGCGGATCACGTCCATCTACAGCAGCTTCGACCCGCATATTCCGGGTGGTAGCTTCCTGCAGTCAGCAACCAACGTCGAACTGGACACGATGGGGCATTTGAAAATCATCGGCGATGCCAGGCTGCTCGACGCAATCGAGCAGGCGCTATAG
- a CDS encoding alpha/beta fold hydrolase produces the protein MSPVKGVFVRQGRRSEFREIVLDDSTVAHVHCSGTGTDTYVLVHGIGASSRYFRPLAEELSRVGTVFAIDLPGFARTPKPARSLSIPEYAEITWRCLDELSVVRPILVGHSMGAQIVVEMARLRAAARGVVLLGPTVNRVERAALPQTARLAQDTLKEPAKINAIVFSDYLFRCGLVWYIRTLPHMLRHRIDEAIREVRVPTVIVRGIADPIAPRSWVDELAAQCPVAEVAEIAGERHVLMYRSAPEVALLCRKLAAAV, from the coding sequence ATGAGTCCCGTGAAGGGGGTATTCGTGCGCCAAGGTCGGCGATCGGAATTCCGGGAGATTGTTCTCGACGATTCAACTGTTGCGCACGTGCATTGTTCCGGGACCGGAACTGACACGTATGTACTGGTGCATGGGATTGGCGCCTCGTCCCGGTACTTTCGGCCACTAGCGGAAGAACTGTCGCGGGTTGGAACGGTATTCGCGATCGATTTGCCCGGCTTCGCCCGTACTCCCAAGCCAGCCCGCTCCTTGTCGATCCCGGAGTATGCGGAGATAACCTGGCGGTGTCTCGACGAACTGTCGGTGGTTCGGCCAATACTGGTCGGGCATTCGATGGGCGCCCAGATTGTGGTCGAGATGGCCAGACTGCGCGCTGCGGCGCGCGGCGTCGTTCTGCTCGGACCCACGGTCAACCGTGTGGAGCGGGCGGCTTTGCCTCAAACTGCCCGGTTAGCTCAGGACACCCTGAAGGAGCCGGCGAAGATTAACGCGATCGTGTTCTCTGATTACCTTTTCCGCTGTGGGCTGGTGTGGTACATCAGGACACTTCCCCACATGTTGCGCCATAGGATCGACGAAGCGATTCGTGAGGTGCGGGTGCCAACCGTAATTGTTCGGGGCATAGCTGATCCGATAGCTCCGCGGAGCTGGGTAGACGAACTCGCGGCGCAGTGTCCGGTGGCGGAAGTAGCCGAAATTGCAGGCGAGCGTCACGTTCTGATGTACAGAAGCGCGCCCGAGGTGGCACTGCTATGCCGGAAACTGGCCGCAGCGGTATGA
- a CDS encoding SRPBCC family protein: protein MSEYPTDENFTIRYIHPAPRALVFACLTTPEHLTHFWGPAGMHTPVQNIVVDLRPGGAFETTMVNNHSGDEHTMRAVYVKVDAPAFLSWRETDSGVLTELTFVDRSDGTTEVITTQRGLPPEMRTPAARAGWGTALERAADYIASIATKESAS, encoded by the coding sequence ATGAGCGAGTACCCGACGGACGAGAACTTCACGATCCGATACATTCACCCGGCGCCGCGCGCGCTGGTGTTTGCCTGTCTCACTACGCCAGAGCACCTCACTCACTTCTGGGGGCCCGCCGGCATGCACACGCCGGTGCAGAACATCGTGGTCGATCTACGGCCCGGCGGTGCCTTCGAGACCACCATGGTCAACAACCACAGCGGCGACGAACACACCATGCGCGCCGTTTACGTCAAGGTCGATGCGCCAGCGTTCCTGTCCTGGCGCGAAACCGACTCGGGCGTATTAACCGAGCTGACATTCGTGGACCGGAGCGATGGCACAACCGAGGTCATCACCACGCAACGCGGCCTCCCGCCGGAGATGCGCACGCCCGCAGCGCGAGCCGGATGGGGCACAGCACTCGAGCGAGCTGCTGACTACATTGCCTCGATCGCCACCAAGGAAAGCGCATCATGA
- a CDS encoding maleylpyruvate isomerase family mycothiol-dependent enzyme, producing the protein MITTDTGVQALVGLQFQALAETLAGQPTSIADAPSLCEGWNVRHVVAHMTMAARYDGPAYMAELAAVGHNFEALSNKIARRDGERPFDTLLDDLWSDTMAAWAFPGGGAIGTLAHVVIHGLDITVALGLPRTADDQATRLILDSLTTGDLASSFGTAPGGRKLKATDLEWQSGNGTVLEADAGDLILALAGRPRPQLTLAVQ; encoded by the coding sequence ATGATTACAACCGATACCGGAGTTCAAGCCCTCGTAGGGCTCCAATTCCAGGCCCTCGCAGAGACCCTGGCCGGCCAACCGACCTCGATAGCCGACGCCCCATCACTCTGCGAGGGATGGAACGTGCGGCACGTCGTCGCCCACATGACCATGGCAGCCCGGTACGACGGGCCCGCCTACATGGCGGAGCTTGCGGCCGTCGGGCACAACTTCGAAGCGCTTTCGAACAAGATCGCGCGCCGGGATGGCGAGCGGCCGTTCGACACCCTGCTGGACGACCTATGGAGCGACACCATGGCCGCCTGGGCGTTCCCCGGAGGAGGCGCAATCGGCACCCTCGCCCATGTGGTCATCCACGGCTTGGACATCACCGTGGCCCTCGGACTGCCGCGCACCGCCGACGACCAGGCCACCAGGCTGATACTCGACAGCCTCACCACGGGCGACCTCGCCTCCAGCTTCGGCACCGCACCCGGCGGGAGGAAGCTGAAGGCGACAGACCTCGAGTGGCAGTCCGGAAACGGAACCGTGCTGGAGGCGGATGCCGGAGACCTCATCCTCGCCCTCGCCGGCCGACCCAGGCCTCAGCTCACGCTGGCCGTGCAATGA
- the aztD gene encoding zinc metallochaperone AztD, with amino-acid sequence MRTQHKLATSWSAVLAAAVLLGGCAAAEDDREHAAEGTEASAKEAEAPRPRLVTTYDGGIMTLDAETLEVVDDIPLEGFNRVNPVGDGRHVMVSVANGFRLFDVGVWSEEHGNHAHSYAGPPSLTDTVYETDTPGHVVQHGETTVLFGDGDGRIQIFNTDDFLSGASKPKTVEAEEPHHGVAVQLENGELLHTIGTEDERSGALVLDTDGNEITRNDECPGVHGEAAAKGDVVALGCEDGILYYKNGKFTKVESPDDYGRIGNQAGSDESPVVLGDYKVDEDAEVERPERITLTNTEIGEMKLVDLNASYSFRSLGRGPDGEALVLGTDGKLHVIDAETGEVTDSYPVTDDWKEPTDWQQVRPTLFVQGDRAYVSEPAKNSLHAVDLSTGEVINTAELPHKTNEVTGVTG; translated from the coding sequence ATGAGAACACAACACAAACTTGCGACATCGTGGTCGGCCGTTCTGGCCGCTGCAGTTCTGCTGGGCGGATGTGCCGCCGCTGAAGATGACCGCGAACATGCAGCTGAAGGTACAGAAGCGTCAGCCAAAGAGGCCGAGGCTCCCCGGCCACGATTGGTGACGACCTACGACGGGGGCATCATGACCCTTGACGCTGAGACGCTCGAAGTCGTCGACGATATCCCGCTCGAAGGCTTCAACCGGGTCAACCCAGTTGGCGACGGTCGGCACGTCATGGTCTCGGTCGCCAACGGATTCCGGCTATTCGATGTCGGGGTATGGTCTGAAGAACACGGCAACCATGCCCACAGCTATGCAGGACCCCCGTCTCTGACAGACACCGTCTACGAAACTGATACGCCAGGCCATGTGGTCCAGCACGGTGAAACGACTGTGCTCTTCGGTGATGGCGATGGGCGGATCCAGATATTCAACACCGATGACTTCCTGTCGGGCGCGTCAAAGCCGAAAACAGTCGAGGCCGAAGAACCACATCACGGAGTGGCAGTACAGCTGGAGAACGGCGAGCTGCTACACACTATCGGCACTGAGGATGAGCGCTCCGGTGCTCTAGTACTCGATACCGACGGCAATGAGATCACCAGAAATGACGAATGCCCTGGAGTCCATGGCGAGGCAGCCGCGAAGGGCGACGTGGTCGCCCTTGGTTGCGAAGACGGAATTCTCTATTACAAGAACGGAAAGTTTACCAAGGTCGAGTCCCCGGACGACTACGGTCGGATTGGCAACCAGGCTGGATCTGATGAATCGCCGGTTGTCCTCGGCGACTACAAAGTCGACGAAGATGCCGAAGTCGAACGGCCCGAGCGCATCACCCTGACCAACACCGAAATCGGCGAAATGAAGCTCGTCGACCTGAACGCCTCATATAGCTTCCGGTCACTCGGACGCGGCCCTGACGGCGAAGCGCTGGTCCTTGGAACCGACGGCAAGCTACATGTCATCGACGCCGAGACCGGTGAAGTCACCGACTCCTACCCGGTCACCGATGATTGGAAGGAACCGACCGATTGGCAGCAGGTCCGCCCGACACTGTTCGTGCAAGGAGACCGCGCATACGTCTCGGAGCCGGCGAAGAATTCTCTCCACGCCGTGGATCTCTCCACCGGTGAGGTGATAAACACCGCCGAACTGCCACATAAGACCAACGAGGTCACAGGAGTGACCGGGTAG